One Nerophis ophidion isolate RoL-2023_Sa linkage group LG23, RoL_Noph_v1.0, whole genome shotgun sequence genomic window carries:
- the LOC133541761 gene encoding protein Hook homolog 2-like, with product MSLDKAELCDSLLTWLQTFQAPSCNSKQDLTSGVAIAHVLNTIDPSWFNETWLGRIKEESEDNWRLKVSNLKKILKSMLEYYHDILGHQVSDEHLPDVTLIGEMGDVTELGKLVQLVLGCAVSCEKKQEQIQQIMTLEESVQHVVMTAIQELLSRDPSSGPGSPETYGDFDYQSRKYYFLSEEADEKADLSQRCRDLEHQLSVALEEKLSLQNETRSLKEKLSSCDYLDASNTAITGKKLLLLQSQMEQLQEENYRLENSRDDICVRADMLEREVSDLQQRNEYLTSLAQEAQSLKDEMDILRHSSDRVNQLETLVETYKRKLEDLGDLRRQVRLLEERNTVYMQRTCELEEELRRANAVRTQLDTFKRQAHELHTKHQLEAVKAEKWQFEYRNLNDKYDALLKEKERLMSERETLRETNDELRCAQVQQSCLSGGGGLCGNEAEAGNLAAEIMPAELKETMVRLQSENKMLCVQEETYRQKVVEVQAELEGAQRSKNALETQNRLQQQQISELRSQVEELQKALQDQDSKAEDSSLLKKKLEEHLEKLHEAHTDLQKKREVIDELEPRVDSNMAKKIDELQEILRKKDEDMKQMEERCKRYVEKANAVIKTLGPQQQPVTVSPDILALKNQLTEKERKIQHLEHDYEKSRSRHDQEEKLIISAWYNMGMALQNRVAGERLSPSNQSMSFLAQQRLATNIRRGLTRPHPR from the exons TTGCAGACATTTCAGGCGCCATCATGCAACTCCAAGCAAGACCTAACAAGTGGAGTGGCCATCGCACACGTCTTAAACACGAT AGACCCTTCTTGGTTTAATGAGACATGGCTGGGCAGGATCAAGGAGGAGAGCGAAGACAACTGGCGCCTGAAG gTCAGCAACTTGAAAAAGATTCTCAAGAGCATGCTGGAGTATTACCATGAC ATACTGGGTCACCAGGTCTCAGATGAGCATTTGCCAGATGTGACCCTAATTGGTGAAATGGGGGATGTCACTGAGCTGGGCAAGCTGGTGCAACTCGTATTGGGCTGCGCTGTCAGCTGTGAGAAGAAACAAG AGCAAATCCAGCAGATAATGACACTTGAGGAATCCGTCCAGCATGTCGTCATGACAGCCATTCAGGAG CTTTTATCAAGAGATCCCTCATCTGGACCAGGAAGCCCCGAGACCTACGGAGACTTTGACTACCAG TCCAGGAAGTATTATTTTCTAAGTGAGGAGGCAGATGAGAAAGCGGACCTTAGTCAGCGCTGTCGTGATCTGGAACATCAG TTGTCGGTGGCTCTGGAGGAAAAGTTGTCTCTACAGAACGAGACTCGTTCCTTGAAAGAGAAGCTGAGCAGCTGTGACTACTTGGACGCCTCAAACACTGCCATCACTGGCAAAAAGCTACTGCTGCTGCAGAGTCAGATGGAACAGCTCCAGGAGGAGAATTACAG ACTGGAGAACAGCCGAGATGACATATGTGTGCGTGCAGACATGCTTGAGCGCGAGGTTTCCGACCTGCAGCAACGTAATGAGTATCTGACCAGTTTGGCACAAGAAGCTCAATCCCTCAAAGACGAAATGGACATTCTCAG GCACTCATCCGACCGGGTGAACCAGCTCGAAACTCTGGTGGAGACGTACAAACGGAAGCTGGAAGATTTGGGTGACCTGCGCAGGCAGGTGCGCCTCCTGGAGGAGCGCAACACAGTGTATATGCAGCGCACCTGCGAACTGGAGGAGGAGCTGCGCAGAGCTAATGCTGTCCGCACTCAGCTCGACACCTTCAAGAGACAG GCACATGAGCTTCACACAAAGCACCAGTTAGAGGCCGTAAAAGCTGAGAAGTGGCAGTTTGAGTACAGGAATCTTAATGACAAGTATGATGCACTCCTGAAAGAGAAAGAA CGTCTGATGTCCGAAAGAGAGACACTCCGGGAGACAAATGATGAGCTGAGATGTGCTCAAGTCCAACAGAGCTGTCTCAGTGGAGGAG GAGGTTTGTGTGGCAATGAGGCGGAGGCAGGAAACCTTGCTGCAGAGATCATGCCTGCTGAGCTCAA GGAGACAATGGTGCGCCTTCAGAGTGAAAACAAGATGCTGTGTGTCCAGGAGGAAACCTACAGACAGAAAGTAGTGGAGGTGCAGGCTGAGCTCGAGGGGGCTCAGCGCAGCAAGAATGCTCTAGAAACCCAAAACAG GCTACAACAGCAGCAGATCTCGGAGCTGCGTTCTCAGGTTGAGGAGCTCCAGAAAGCACTTCAGGACCAAGACAGCAAAGCTGAGGAT TCCTCTCTACTGAAGAAGAAGCTTGAGGAGCATTT GGAGAAGCTCCATGAAGCCCACACTGACCTCCAGAAGAAGAGAGAAGTCATTGATGAGCTGGAACCCAGAGTGGACAGCAACA TGGCAAAGAAGATAGATGAGCTCCAGGAGATATTGCGAAAGAAGGACGAGGACATGAAGCAGATGGAGGAGCGATGCAAGCGTTATGTGGAGAAGGCAAATGCG gtgatCAAGACACTTGGTCCTCAACAACAGCCAGTCACTGTGAGTCCTGATATTCTGGCCCTGAAGAACCAGCTGacagagaaagagagaaaaaTCCAGCACCTAGAG CATGATTATGAGAAGAGCAGATCCAGACATGACCAGGAGGAGAAGCTCATCATCAGTGCTTGGTACAACATG